In the genome of Triticum urartu cultivar G1812 chromosome 5, Tu2.1, whole genome shotgun sequence, one region contains:
- the LOC125509407 gene encoding low molecular mass early light-inducible protein HV90, chloroplastic-like, protein MATMMAMSSFAGAGAAVLPRGSASRFGAQSLPALGRRALVVRAQTEGPSAPPPNKPKPSTSIWDAMAFSGPAPERINGRLAMVGFVTALAVEAGRGDGLLSQLGSGTGQAWFAYTVAVLSMASLVPLLRGESAESRAGAIMNANAELWNGRFAMLGLVALAATEIIIGAPFINV, encoded by the exons ATGGCGACCATGATGGCCATGAGCTCCttcgccggcgccggcgccgccgTCCTGCCGCGCGGCTCGGCTAGCCGTTTCGGTGCCCAGTCTCTTCCAGCGCTGGGCAGGCGCGCCCTCGTCGTCAGGGCACAGACCGAGGGCCCGAGTGCACCACCGCCAAACAAACCCAAG CCGAGCACCTCGATCTGGGACGCGATGGCGTTCAGCGGCCCTGCGCCAGAGCGCATCAAcggacggctggccatggtgggcTTCGTGACGGCGCTTGCAGTGGAGGCAGGCCGCGGCGACGGGCTCCTCTCGCAGCTCGGCAGCGGCACCGGGCAGGCGTGGTTCGCCTACACCGTAGCGGTGCTGTCCATGGCGTCGCTAGTTCCGTTGCTCCGGGGTGAGAGCGCCGAGAGCAGAGCCGGCGCCATCATGAATGCCAACGCGGAGCTATGGAACGGCCGCTTCGCCATGCTCGGCCTCGTCGCGCTCGCTGCCACCGAGATCATCATCGGCGCGCCATTCATCAACGTGTAA